One window from the genome of Moorena sp. SIOASIH encodes:
- a CDS encoding cation:proton antiporter, giving the protein MESSFELTLQMVIAIFAGISAQVMGEYLKIPSIVFLLMFGTLLGPDGFGLLHPQKLGVGLEVIVALSVAVILFEGGLNLDLRDLGKVSGSLRNLVTIGTLITLLGGGMAAHWLGEFPWPIAFLYASLVVVTGPTVISPLLKQVKVDRRVETLLEGEGVLIDPVGAILAVVVLDTILNSDAGANAAFLGLGLRLSIGAIIGGLGGWLMGFLLKQARFISEELKNLVVLAGMWGLFGLAQMVRSESGLMATVVAGVVMGASDLPEERLLRRFKGQLTVLGVSMLFVLLSADLSIASVFALGWGSIFTVLVLMLVVRPISVVVCTWNSDLNWRQKLFVSWIGPKGIVSASVASLFAILLTERGVNGGDSIKALVFLTIMLTVVLQGLTARWVAKWLKLNPEEEATGAVIIGCNSMSRLIARLFQERGESVVLIDTDPEACQKARDENLRVFQSSGLDVDVLEEAGIESVGTFLAMTKNGEINLVLAQRAAEEFNPPRVLAVFPRDPQVNSNNNKTKVNQAFMAQLPIKTWIQYINDGQIKLGKTTLKEAGFGFQRAHLQALIRSGELVPLLIERDKSFQVASGNEDWQPGDNIIYLLHDPRPKLLKRLSGGTSSSRLALEKLPKVEELPIATGASNSTVDESVN; this is encoded by the coding sequence ATGGAAAGCTCATTTGAACTAACCCTACAGATGGTTATCGCCATCTTTGCTGGGATCAGTGCCCAGGTAATGGGTGAGTATTTAAAAATTCCCAGCATTGTCTTTTTGCTGATGTTTGGCACTCTACTCGGACCAGATGGCTTCGGTCTTTTGCACCCACAGAAGCTAGGGGTTGGTCTAGAGGTAATTGTTGCCCTCTCAGTGGCAGTTATTCTGTTTGAAGGAGGGCTCAATCTAGATCTCCGGGATCTGGGCAAAGTGTCTGGTAGTCTGAGAAATCTCGTTACCATAGGAACACTGATTACTCTGTTAGGAGGTGGCATGGCGGCTCACTGGCTAGGGGAGTTTCCTTGGCCGATTGCTTTTCTCTATGCCTCTCTAGTGGTGGTCACCGGACCAACGGTGATTAGCCCTCTGCTAAAACAGGTGAAAGTGGATCGACGTGTAGAAACCCTCCTAGAAGGGGAAGGGGTTCTCATTGATCCAGTCGGGGCAATTCTGGCCGTGGTTGTCCTGGACACAATTTTAAATAGTGATGCTGGTGCAAATGCAGCATTTCTGGGTCTAGGTCTTCGTTTAAGCATCGGTGCTATTATTGGGGGCTTAGGGGGCTGGTTAATGGGGTTTCTTCTCAAGCAAGCACGCTTCATCTCAGAAGAACTCAAAAACTTGGTGGTACTGGCTGGCATGTGGGGTTTGTTTGGCTTGGCTCAGATGGTTCGCTCTGAATCCGGTTTGATGGCAACGGTAGTGGCTGGAGTAGTGATGGGAGCGTCTGACCTGCCTGAAGAGCGCTTGTTGCGACGCTTCAAGGGACAATTAACTGTCCTTGGGGTTTCCATGTTATTCGTACTGCTCTCCGCTGACCTCTCCATCGCCAGTGTGTTTGCCCTAGGCTGGGGCAGTATCTTTACTGTCTTGGTGTTGATGTTGGTGGTGCGCCCCATCAGTGTGGTGGTTTGTACTTGGAATAGTGATCTCAATTGGCGGCAAAAATTATTTGTGTCGTGGATTGGTCCTAAGGGAATTGTCAGTGCTTCTGTGGCTTCCTTGTTTGCCATTCTCCTAACGGAACGGGGGGTTAATGGTGGTGACTCCATTAAAGCCTTGGTATTCCTGACAATTATGTTGACGGTAGTTTTACAGGGTTTGACCGCTCGCTGGGTCGCCAAATGGCTAAAACTTAACCCAGAGGAGGAGGCAACTGGTGCTGTAATCATCGGTTGTAATTCGATGAGCCGTCTGATTGCTCGTTTGTTTCAAGAGCGAGGAGAGTCTGTTGTGCTGATTGATACAGACCCAGAAGCCTGCCAAAAAGCAAGGGACGAAAATCTGCGGGTTTTCCAAAGCAGTGGTTTGGATGTGGATGTTCTAGAAGAAGCTGGCATCGAATCGGTGGGAACGTTCCTAGCAATGACCAAGAATGGTGAGATTAACTTGGTATTGGCTCAACGAGCAGCGGAGGAGTTTAATCCACCGCGAGTCTTAGCTGTTTTTCCTCGTGACCCCCAAGTCAATAGCAACAATAATAAAACCAAGGTTAATCAGGCCTTCATGGCACAACTACCTATCAAAACTTGGATCCAGTACATTAATGATGGGCAAATCAAGTTGGGCAAAACCACTCTCAAGGAAGCTGGATTTGGTTTTCAGCGAGCTCATCTACAAGCCTTAATTCGCTCTGGAGAACTGGTACCTTTGTTGATAGAGAGGGACAAAAGTTTTCAAGTGGCGAGTGGCAATGAAGATTGGCAACCAGGGGATAATATTATTTACCTGCTCCATGACCCTAGACCAAAACTTCTGAAGCGTTTATCCGGTGGGACGTCTTCGTCTCGTCTGGCTCTGGAGAAGCTACCCAAAGTCGAGGAATTGCCAATTGCTACAGGGGCATCGAATTCAACAGTAGATGAAAGTGTGAATTAG
- a CDS encoding glycosyltransferase family 39 protein, with the protein MDHKTFTWGGSGNRIRRTQRWIERLSLLGLLLAALLLFSINLGSGSLQGVEQSISHLATQLLSAKGEFGQWLYPTFEGETLIEHPPLLAWLIAVAYQFGGVNEWTTRLPGAILSVLSVLLVYGLATEIFPCRQKAIFSSLIYLTFLPIAHYGRMAILDGANLCFVVLMMWCVLRSRRDSRWSLAAGIGLGLIFLTKGILVALLITAIALLFLAWDTPRLLTSTYWWLGLLLGYSPALAWYTVPLLVQDQRAVTTTKAILYESLRPIWTAVDGQNRLPWYYLGEILKFSAPWLLFFCYWLQQAWQNRHWGWAKLVLVWAGGYLIAISLLATKLPGYVLPVYPALALAGGAQLTDIWHWPSSKSYPRFWSIGLSLLGVATITMMLHFGITKASDLSSWLFFACVPLTMVIAGMLVARRDRQFMVILFWGTYLSLLILMSSDHGIWQKLI; encoded by the coding sequence ATGGATCATAAAACGTTTACTTGGGGTGGCTCGGGAAACCGCATACGTAGAACTCAACGCTGGATTGAGAGATTGTCGCTGTTAGGGTTACTCCTGGCAGCACTATTGTTGTTTAGCATCAATTTGGGCAGTGGCTCGTTGCAAGGGGTAGAGCAAAGCATAAGTCATCTTGCTACTCAACTACTTTCAGCAAAGGGGGAATTTGGGCAGTGGCTTTACCCAACTTTTGAAGGTGAAACCCTAATTGAACACCCCCCCCTACTAGCCTGGCTAATTGCGGTGGCTTATCAGTTTGGTGGTGTCAACGAGTGGACTACGCGCTTACCTGGTGCCATCCTCAGTGTTCTGTCGGTACTGCTAGTATATGGTCTTGCTACAGAAATCTTCCCCTGCCGTCAGAAGGCTATTTTCTCTAGCTTGATTTACCTAACTTTCTTACCAATAGCCCATTATGGGCGTATGGCAATCCTGGATGGAGCTAATCTGTGCTTTGTGGTGTTGATGATGTGGTGTGTGTTGCGATCGCGTCGGGACTCACGCTGGTCACTGGCAGCGGGGATCGGATTAGGCTTGATTTTCCTCACTAAGGGGATCCTGGTGGCATTGTTGATCACAGCGATCGCTCTGTTGTTTCTAGCATGGGATACGCCCAGACTCCTCACGTCTACTTATTGGTGGTTGGGATTGCTCTTAGGGTATAGTCCTGCTCTGGCGTGGTACACTGTTCCATTACTGGTACAGGATCAAAGAGCCGTTACTACAACTAAAGCCATTCTCTACGAGTCCCTACGCCCGATCTGGACAGCAGTGGATGGGCAAAATCGCCTCCCTTGGTATTACCTGGGAGAAATCTTAAAATTTTCCGCACCTTGGTTACTGTTCTTTTGCTACTGGTTACAGCAGGCTTGGCAGAATCGCCATTGGGGCTGGGCTAAATTGGTACTGGTATGGGCTGGCGGTTACTTGATCGCCATTTCCCTTCTTGCCACTAAATTGCCTGGGTATGTGTTGCCAGTTTACCCAGCATTAGCCCTTGCTGGTGGAGCCCAACTGACAGATATTTGGCATTGGCCTTCTAGCAAATCTTATCCCCGTTTTTGGAGTATTGGTTTGAGTCTGCTAGGTGTTGCTACCATTACTATGATGCTTCACTTCGGGATTACGAAAGCTTCTGACCTCAGCTCCTGGCTGTTCTTCGCTTGTGTCCCTTTAACCATGGTTATAGCAGGGATGCTGGTTGCCCGACGGGATAGACAATTTATGGTAATTTTATTCTGGGGAACCTATCTTTCACTACTGATTTTGATGTCTTCTGACCATGGGATTTGGCAAAAGCTTATCTAG
- a CDS encoding AbrB family transcriptional regulator, which produces MARKKNMAAPTPPLKGEALLDKVRELGNLSKEEKARACGYYTVTKNGVERVNMMKFLNALIDAEGIELDSKVNGNGRGGRSASYRISVQSNGNLLIGSAYTKQMGLQPGDQFEITLGRKHIHLKQLDETEEEALEAS; this is translated from the coding sequence ATGGCTAGAAAGAAAAACATGGCTGCTCCGACGCCTCCTCTGAAGGGCGAAGCATTGCTTGATAAAGTAAGAGAGCTAGGTAACCTGAGCAAAGAAGAAAAAGCTAGAGCCTGTGGCTACTACACCGTGACAAAAAACGGAGTAGAGCGAGTCAATATGATGAAGTTCCTCAATGCCCTTATTGATGCGGAGGGGATTGAATTAGACAGCAAAGTCAATGGCAATGGTCGTGGCGGACGCAGTGCCAGCTATCGGATTAGTGTGCAGTCTAACGGCAATCTTCTGATTGGCTCGGCTTACACGAAACAAATGGGTTTACAACCAGGGGACCAGTTTGAAATCACCCTGGGACGCAAGCACATTCACCTTAAACAACTTGATGAAACAGAAGAAGAAGCACTTGAGGCATCCTGA
- a CDS encoding Rrf2 family transcriptional regulator, with translation MKLTTRGHYSVKALLDLSLRPGYGPTSVRAIAKRQGLPAPYLEKLLIEMRRAGLVKSVRGAQGGYQLAHEPTQISLGKILEAVGETIEPLPHHTPDAGQAEDWVTFTLWHRLHQKLKEALYTITLADLYYDARSWQAAMGEETSFVV, from the coding sequence ATGAAGCTCACCACTCGTGGACACTACAGTGTTAAGGCACTACTAGATCTGAGCCTAAGACCAGGGTATGGACCGACATCGGTTAGAGCGATCGCTAAACGGCAAGGTCTACCAGCTCCATATCTAGAAAAACTACTGATTGAGATGCGCCGTGCTGGCTTAGTCAAGTCAGTTCGTGGAGCTCAAGGAGGCTATCAATTAGCCCATGAACCCACACAAATTTCCCTCGGCAAAATCCTAGAAGCAGTGGGTGAAACCATCGAACCACTACCCCACCATACCCCAGACGCTGGTCAAGCCGAAGACTGGGTTACATTTACACTTTGGCATCGTTTGCATCAAAAGCTTAAAGAAGCATTGTACACTATAACTCTTGCGGATCTTTATTATGATGCCCGTAGTTGGCAAGCGGCTATGGGAGAAGAAACCAGTTTCGTTGTTTGA
- a CDS encoding GFA family protein: MKKSNEPITYEGGCHCGAVRFQVIVNKHEAIDCNCSMCKKKGILHVIVSPEQFSLLKGDQVLTSYTFNTHTAKHTFCQICGIHPFYRPRSHPNGISVNLRCLDGDVLSQFSIVPFDGANWEENVDKIRK; the protein is encoded by the coding sequence ATGAAAAAGAGTAACGAACCGATTACTTATGAGGGAGGCTGTCATTGTGGCGCTGTCCGCTTCCAGGTAATTGTCAACAAGCATGAGGCAATTGATTGCAATTGTTCGATGTGTAAAAAAAAGGGCATCTTACACGTGATTGTCTCCCCTGAGCAATTTAGCTTACTTAAGGGAGATCAAGTGTTGACTAGTTATACCTTCAACACTCACACAGCGAAGCACACATTCTGCCAAATCTGTGGCATTCATCCTTTCTATCGACCCCGTTCTCATCCCAATGGGATTTCTGTCAACCTACGTTGCCTTGACGGTGATGTTCTATCTCAATTTAGCATTGTCCCTTTCGATGGGGCTAACTGGGAAGAGAATGTCGATAAAATTAGAAAGTAG
- the cbiB gene encoding adenosylcobinamide-phosphate synthase CbiB, giving the protein MVQILGNNHTNGVILLLAASLDYLIGDPWGWVHPVQVMGWVISHFTKLAIHLWQQPWQRRLAGIGLGIGLIIGSGVAGWFIVFLGIWFNPFLGIGIGTILLASCFAGRSLRAAAMDVLQPLTAGELELARSRLSQYVGRDTENLCESEILRAVLETVAENTTDGVTAPLFYAIVGALIPGVGSVPLALAYKAASTLDSMVGYRREPYTNLGWFSAKVEDLLTWIPCRLTVLTLALMSGKPQQVWHLCRRDAIADPSPNSGWSESAFAAILEVQLGGTNFYSGVVKQKPLLGKPTYEITPGKIDQALELTRYCFLIWLGIGLVFCLVQYSLYK; this is encoded by the coding sequence GTGGTTCAAATCCTGGGTAATAACCATACTAATGGTGTCATTTTGCTGCTGGCGGCTAGTCTGGATTATCTGATCGGTGATCCTTGGGGTTGGGTCCATCCAGTGCAGGTTATGGGCTGGGTAATCTCTCACTTCACTAAGTTAGCAATTCACTTATGGCAGCAGCCTTGGCAACGACGCCTAGCAGGAATTGGGTTGGGTATTGGACTAATTATCGGGAGTGGAGTAGCTGGATGGTTTATTGTTTTCCTAGGAATCTGGTTCAATCCCTTTTTGGGTATAGGGATAGGAACGATCTTGCTAGCCAGTTGTTTTGCTGGTCGCTCTCTTCGAGCAGCAGCAATGGATGTATTACAGCCTTTAACTGCTGGAGAATTAGAACTAGCCCGTTCTCGATTAAGTCAATATGTTGGTCGTGATACAGAAAATCTTTGTGAGTCGGAAATCCTACGAGCTGTCCTAGAAACAGTGGCGGAAAACACTACCGATGGGGTCACAGCCCCTCTGTTCTATGCCATTGTTGGAGCGTTGATTCCTGGGGTTGGTAGTGTTCCTCTTGCCTTAGCTTATAAAGCTGCCAGTACTTTAGATTCGATGGTCGGTTACCGGCGAGAGCCTTACACGAATTTAGGTTGGTTTAGTGCTAAAGTCGAAGATTTACTAACCTGGATACCCTGTCGATTAACCGTATTGACCCTAGCCTTGATGTCTGGAAAACCTCAGCAGGTCTGGCATCTGTGTCGCCGTGATGCTATTGCTGATCCCAGTCCTAACTCTGGCTGGAGTGAATCGGCTTTTGCTGCGATTTTGGAGGTTCAGCTGGGGGGGACTAATTTTTACAGTGGTGTTGTCAAGCAAAAACCCTTATTAGGGAAACCTACCTACGAGATCACACCAGGCAAAATTGACCAAGCCTTAGAGCTGACACGGTATTGCTTTTTAATTTGGCTGGGGATAGGGTTGGTTTTTTGTCTAGTGCAATATAGCCTTTATAAATGA
- a CDS encoding DUF2927 domain-containing protein: protein MGNFCLPIVKSVILSFLGFLIPSSYQPPTYGNNYELSSTQPTLQSIDNRNYTQAQINYFLEIALGSEYRSSNPTIKKWDRNVRIKVFGLPTPEDWQTLSTVIDEINRITQGSIQINFDDNNPNLKIYFVPEYEFRRYEPNYRPVNFGFVRTWWNNQVIYKSRIMISTTSITQKARSHLIREELTQSIGLMRDSYKYRNSVFFQGWTDTTEYAEIDQAVIEMLYRPEIRPGMTKAEVINVLNSLRFAR from the coding sequence ATGGGTAATTTTTGTTTGCCAATCGTCAAGTCTGTTATTCTGAGTTTCTTAGGTTTTTTGATCCCATCTAGCTATCAACCACCCACTTATGGGAATAATTATGAGCTAAGTAGTACACAACCGACTCTGCAATCAATTGACAACAGAAACTATACTCAAGCTCAAATTAATTATTTTTTGGAAATTGCCTTAGGCTCGGAATACCGCTCCTCCAATCCTACTATCAAAAAATGGGACAGGAATGTGAGGATTAAGGTGTTCGGCTTGCCAACCCCTGAAGATTGGCAGACTTTGTCAACCGTTATTGATGAAATAAATAGGATTACCCAAGGTTCAATTCAAATAAATTTTGATGATAATAATCCAAATTTAAAGATTTATTTTGTTCCCGAATACGAGTTTCGTCGCTATGAGCCTAACTATCGACCGGTCAATTTTGGGTTTGTTCGGACTTGGTGGAATAACCAAGTTATTTATAAGTCAAGAATTATGATTTCTACAACTAGCATTACCCAAAAAGCACGGTCTCACCTAATCCGAGAAGAGCTCACCCAATCTATAGGACTGATGAGGGATTCCTATAAATACAGAAATAGTGTATTTTTCCAAGGGTGGACTGATACCACCGAATATGCGGAGATTGATCAAGCTGTAATAGAAATGCTATATAGACCAGAAATTCGTCCCGGAATGACTAAAGCAGAAGTTATCAATGTTCTGAATAGCCTTAGGTTTGCGAGGTAA
- a CDS encoding peptidoglycan-binding protein, translating to MESLVCVNLAESYEDGDNFPWQDDNGLIRWLDGLKTPTIPSSAWIKISAIAIALTILSTAAHASAKVLQKGSRGSQVTSLQKELAAAGFYKGRITGNYDMLTQSYVAIFQQNKGLPIDGVAGPKTLAALYKTAGSDIRLPTNTQLKRGSRGTVVSDLQKKLTTLGFFNGPITGYYGRMTQAAVIKFQRAKGLRADGVAGSNTLFVINGGSIKNATELRRGNRGTAVTKLQQRMRELKVYNGPVTGFYGRLTEGGVRNFQRKRGLPVTGIADSRTLSDLAKNPNDQDNLTNVTELRPGSNGESVTKLQNRLTELGFYKGPVTGYYGKLTETAVKEYQLSRELPANGIADSRTLSALRGNSSGIAVAATSITPLKRGSSGTRVNSLQNRLIYLGYYKGLKDGVFGPATEAALKRYQRDKGLLPSGIADSKTFSSLAPR from the coding sequence ATGGAAAGCTTAGTCTGCGTTAATCTTGCCGAGTCCTATGAAGACGGGGATAATTTTCCGTGGCAAGATGATAATGGTTTAATTCGATGGTTGGATGGGCTAAAAACTCCCACTATTCCTAGTTCAGCTTGGATCAAGATTAGTGCGATCGCAATTGCCCTAACCATCCTCAGTACCGCTGCTCATGCCAGTGCTAAAGTACTTCAAAAAGGCAGCCGTGGATCACAGGTGACTTCTCTTCAGAAAGAGTTGGCAGCGGCTGGCTTTTATAAAGGTCGGATTACTGGCAACTATGACATGTTAACCCAGTCTTATGTTGCTATATTTCAGCAAAACAAGGGACTACCAATAGATGGTGTGGCTGGACCAAAAACCCTAGCAGCCTTATATAAAACTGCTGGTAGTGATATTCGTCTACCAACAAACACACAGCTCAAACGCGGTAGTAGAGGAACGGTAGTCAGCGATCTGCAAAAGAAGTTGACAACCTTGGGATTTTTTAATGGTCCGATCACTGGGTATTACGGGCGCATGACCCAAGCAGCGGTAATTAAATTTCAGCGAGCCAAGGGATTACGGGCGGATGGCGTTGCTGGATCAAACACCTTATTCGTAATCAATGGTGGTTCGATCAAGAACGCCACTGAGTTACGGCGAGGTAACAGAGGAACTGCTGTGACCAAACTGCAACAGCGCATGAGGGAGTTGAAAGTCTACAACGGTCCAGTAACGGGATTCTACGGTCGTTTGACTGAAGGAGGGGTCAGAAACTTCCAGCGCAAGAGGGGACTACCAGTGACTGGTATTGCTGACTCTCGTACTTTGTCAGACTTAGCCAAAAATCCTAATGATCAGGATAATCTTACCAACGTGACTGAGTTGCGACCAGGCAGCAATGGCGAATCAGTGACAAAACTGCAAAATCGCCTCACAGAGTTGGGATTCTACAAAGGGCCAGTAACAGGATACTATGGTAAGTTAACTGAGACTGCAGTCAAAGAGTATCAGCTTTCTCGGGAACTGCCAGCAAATGGCATTGCTGACTCTCGTACCTTATCAGCACTACGGGGCAATTCTTCTGGAATTGCTGTTGCTGCTACCAGCATTACTCCATTAAAACGAGGTAGTAGTGGCACAAGAGTGAATAGCCTTCAGAATCGCTTGATTTACCTAGGCTACTATAAAGGACTAAAAGATGGCGTATTTGGACCAGCCACAGAGGCAGCCCTGAAGCGATATCAAAGGGACAAAGGCTTATTACCCAGTGGAATTGCTGATTCTAAAACCTTTTCATCTCTTGCTCCACGGTAA
- the pyrR gene encoding bifunctional pyr operon transcriptional regulator/uracil phosphoribosyltransferase PyrR, whose protein sequence is MPTQTIEILSAEELRRTVNRLASQVIEQVSDLSKLALVGIYTRGVPLAQLLGRQIETLEQVSVPVGALDITFYRDDLDQIGIRTPAKTDIPFDLDRKIVVLVDDVIYRGRTIRAALNAVLEYGRPQTIKLLVLVDRGHRELPISPDFTGKLLPTSAEEQVKVYLNDNDGRDGVELIKVISA, encoded by the coding sequence ATGCCTACTCAAACCATTGAAATCCTATCAGCTGAAGAACTGCGCCGTACAGTTAATCGTTTGGCATCTCAAGTGATCGAACAAGTGAGTGATTTGTCCAAACTAGCACTGGTGGGTATCTATACCAGAGGTGTTCCTTTAGCTCAGTTGCTAGGACGTCAGATTGAAACCCTCGAGCAGGTTAGTGTGCCAGTGGGAGCGTTGGATATCACCTTTTATCGGGATGATCTCGATCAAATTGGCATTCGCACCCCGGCAAAAACAGATATTCCCTTCGATCTTGATCGTAAGATAGTGGTGTTGGTGGATGATGTCATTTATAGAGGACGTACCATTCGTGCTGCTCTAAACGCGGTGCTTGAGTATGGTAGACCCCAAACGATTAAATTATTAGTGCTAGTAGACCGAGGACATCGGGAACTGCCGATTAGTCCAGATTTTACGGGCAAACTACTCCCCACATCCGCCGAAGAACAGGTAAAAGTTTATCTAAACGATAATGATGGTCGGGATGGAGTGGAATTAATTAAAGTAATTAGCGCCTGA
- the fni gene encoding type 2 isopentenyl-diphosphate Delta-isomerase codes for MTQTQQRKADHIRICLDEDVQFRANTNGLERYRFTHCCLPELNRSEIDISTTFLGKSLGAPLLISSMTGGTEQAKTINFRLAEVAQHYKLAMGVGSQRVAVEKPEVGHTFAVRSQAPDIILFANIGAVQLNYSYGLEECQKVVDLLTADALILHINPLQECIQANGDTNFKGLLDKINGLCSKLTVPVIAKEVGNGISAAMAQRLLEAGVTAIDVAGAGGTSWAKVESERGLTAHQRRLGQTFGDWGLPTAECITSIRAIAPEIPLIASGGLRNGLDVAKAIALGADIAGLALPFLQAAAESVDAVDALVQLLMAEITTALFCTGNATLSDLKQSNALKKLG; via the coding sequence ATGACCCAAACCCAACAGCGAAAGGCTGACCACATCAGGATTTGTCTGGATGAAGATGTTCAATTTCGTGCCAATACCAATGGACTTGAGAGGTACCGCTTCACTCACTGTTGCTTACCAGAACTAAACCGCAGTGAGATTGACATATCTACCACATTTCTGGGGAAATCCTTGGGAGCACCATTGTTGATTTCCTCTATGACTGGTGGTACTGAACAGGCAAAAACGATTAATTTTCGTCTGGCTGAGGTTGCCCAACATTACAAACTAGCCATGGGGGTTGGTTCTCAGCGAGTAGCTGTGGAAAAACCAGAGGTTGGTCATACCTTTGCGGTGCGCTCCCAAGCTCCAGATATTATCCTATTTGCCAACATCGGTGCGGTTCAGCTGAACTACAGTTATGGACTAGAAGAATGCCAAAAGGTGGTTGACCTGTTAACAGCAGATGCGCTGATTTTGCACATCAATCCCTTGCAGGAGTGCATTCAAGCTAACGGGGATACTAATTTCAAGGGTTTACTTGACAAAATTAATGGTTTATGCAGTAAGTTGACGGTACCAGTGATTGCTAAAGAAGTGGGTAATGGCATCTCAGCCGCTATGGCCCAGAGGTTGCTGGAGGCTGGTGTTACCGCTATTGATGTTGCTGGTGCGGGGGGCACGTCTTGGGCAAAGGTAGAAAGTGAGCGAGGATTAACCGCTCATCAGCGTCGGTTAGGACAGACCTTTGGTGACTGGGGTTTACCAACCGCTGAGTGCATTACCAGTATTCGAGCCATTGCCCCCGAAATTCCCCTAATTGCATCTGGGGGATTGCGCAATGGTTTGGATGTGGCAAAAGCGATCGCATTAGGAGCCGATATTGCTGGTCTAGCATTACCATTCCTGCAAGCAGCAGCTGAGTCAGTAGATGCCGTTGATGCCTTAGTGCAACTGTTGATGGCAGAAATCACTACCGCTCTATTCTGCACCGGTAATGCTACGTTGTCTGATCTCAAGCAATCCAACGCTTTGAAAAAGTTAGGATAG
- a CDS encoding transposase, protein MLTINYTYRIYPSQDQQQIMKEWLETCRRVYNYSLRELKDWIASRKCSVDRCSIQSEYIIPADTRFPSYHRQQNNLPKAKKTNPLMSRVHSQVLQTTIRRLHDSWEAMSKRGFGFPRFKKKGQYKSFLFPQFKSNPVKNEQIKLPKIGLVPIRLHREIPLGFQVKQVRVLAKARQTQWYVVISIALDIDIPNNPAVGRAIGIDLGLEKFLTTSDGFTVERPKFFKSLQGKLKLLQRRAARKKKRSNNWEKAQLKVARLHQKIANSRKDFHLKTAHLLCDQAQTIFAEDLNTIGLNRGMLRKDCIDASFGQFLDLLKWVAFKRGCYLVRVDPRGTSQTCPECQATVKKDLSVREHFCPECNYITHRDHAAAQMVRLRGLELVPVDNSGNGNSLSSSRSVGGEILDKWLWAGIPICENGKPTLYAKR, encoded by the coding sequence ATGTTGACGATAAACTATACATACAGAATTTACCCAAGCCAAGATCAACAACAGATCATGAAGGAATGGCTTGAGACTTGTAGGCGAGTTTATAACTACTCATTGAGAGAGTTAAAAGACTGGATCGCAAGTCGTAAATGTTCTGTAGATAGGTGTTCAATACAGAGTGAGTACATAATTCCTGCTGATACACGATTCCCCAGTTACCATCGCCAGCAAAACAACCTGCCCAAAGCAAAGAAAACCAATCCGCTTATGTCAAGGGTGCATTCCCAGGTATTGCAGACAACTATTAGAAGGTTGCATGATTCATGGGAAGCAATGAGTAAGCGAGGGTTTGGTTTTCCAAGGTTTAAAAAGAAAGGTCAATACAAGTCATTTTTATTTCCGCAATTCAAGTCAAATCCAGTAAAAAACGAACAGATCAAGCTTCCTAAAATTGGCCTAGTTCCTATCCGACTTCATAGAGAAATACCATTAGGATTCCAGGTCAAACAGGTTAGAGTCTTAGCCAAGGCTAGACAGACACAATGGTATGTTGTCATATCGATAGCATTGGATATCGATATTCCTAATAACCCTGCTGTAGGCAGGGCAATTGGGATCGACCTTGGGTTAGAGAAATTTCTGACAACTTCAGATGGTTTCACAGTTGAGCGACCTAAGTTTTTCAAGTCACTACAAGGCAAGCTGAAATTGCTGCAACGTAGAGCAGCTAGAAAGAAAAAGCGCTCTAATAACTGGGAAAAGGCACAACTGAAGGTGGCCAGACTACATCAAAAAATAGCGAATTCTCGTAAAGACTTCCATCTAAAAACAGCGCATTTGCTCTGTGATCAAGCTCAGACAATTTTTGCTGAAGATCTAAATACAATAGGGCTTAATCGTGGAATGCTAAGAAAAGACTGCATTGATGCATCTTTTGGTCAATTCTTAGATCTCCTCAAATGGGTAGCTTTCAAACGTGGGTGTTATTTAGTGCGAGTAGACCCCCGTGGAACCAGTCAGACTTGCCCTGAGTGTCAGGCTACAGTGAAGAAAGATTTGAGCGTTAGAGAACATTTTTGTCCTGAATGCAATTACATCACCCATAGAGATCATGCCGCTGCTCAGATGGTGAGACTGCGAGGATTAGAATTAGTACCCGTGGACAATTCGGGAAATGGAAACAGCCTGTCAAGTAGTCGATCTGTCGGGGGAGAAATCCTAGATAAGTGGCTTTGGGCAGGAATACCTATTTGCGAGAATGGGAAGCCTACACTATACGCAAAGCGTTAG